From Aegilops tauschii subsp. strangulata cultivar AL8/78 chromosome 5, Aet v6.0, whole genome shotgun sequence:
aacctggatatgacacaggaagttatgaaagaagctcatgatacgcctctatgtatccatcctggtagtacaaagatgtaccaagacatccgtcagagattctggtggtctaatatgaagcaagacattgctcgttatgttgctgagtgtgacgtttgccgtcgtatcaaagcagaacatcaaaggcctgctggaactctgcaacctatctctattcctgaatggaaatgggaccatgttgagatggacttcgtcactggatttcccaaatcacagaaaggtaatgatgctattcttgtcgtcattgaccggctttccaaagttgcacatttcctggcagtcaaagaaacgatcactgctagtcagctggcaacgctctatatgtctaggattgtttcactccacggtattccattggttatcagctcagaccgtggcagcttattcacttctagattctgggcaagtttccaagaagctatgggaactcatctgtcattcagtactgcgtttcatcctcagtcgcaagggcaagttgaatgcgtcaaccaagttctcaaagacatgcttcgagcttgtgttatttccttcggcaagaaatgggaggaatctctcccgtatgctgagttctcttataataatagctatcaagctagtctgaagatggcccccttcgaagtgttatatggacgaaagtgccgaacccctctgaactggtcagaaactggagaacgtccactcttcggtccggatattatccaacatgccgaagaacaagtccgcattattcgtgagaatctcaagactgcttagtcacgtcagaagagtcagtatgaccgtcatcataaagacatggtctatcaacctggcgaaaaggcctatcttcgagttacaccaatgaagggtgctcaccgcttcggaattaagggcaaactagctcctcgatatattggcccattcactattctcgaaaggcgtggaaaagtggcataccaactggagcttccgccgaacctttctcaggttcacgatgtgttccatgtgtcacagctccgccgttgcttcaaggacccaatccgagcagtggatcatgaagtgctcgaattgcagcaggacctctcctataaggagcatccggtccgcattctcgaccaagctgaacgccgcacacgtcagaaggcgatcaagttcctcaaagtccagtggtcgcaccattatgaagatgaagccacttggaaacgcgaggatcgcctgcgtgatgaataccccgcactgtttccttctacctcctaaatctcgggacgagatttcttgtagtggaggagttttgtaacgcccggataatcatgctacagtaatcccacactaatggtgccacatcaccacggttactttgctaatctaccgttaggtcaaatcgtttaaagtttcaaattcaaattaatgtcaacgataaatgtttttcaaaatttaaaacaaaaatgttcgcgGGGGTGCCATATTTTggataagtaaatatggtgtaataaacacattttttataaaattcctaaatattttaaaatgatgtaaaacagaaaagaaaatgaataaaaaaagaaaaagaaaagaaagctaACAAAAAAATAGGAAAAGGAGCCCCCCCCCACACTGGGCCGTGGCCCAACTTGGCCGAACGGCCTCGGCCCACCAGGCCACCACCGGCCGGCCCACTCCCACTCTCCCCTTATCCACTCACCACCCCCACCCACTCCACCAACACCCCCACTCCCCCCCACGAAAatatctcctccccctctccccccgattggatcgggatcgagaggaggaggccaccgacgccgtcgcccgtcgccgccagGAGACCACGCCGCCTCGCCGTTGGACGTCGCGACGCCGGAGCTCCttcgccggcctgcttcctcctccccaccggcCTGCTCCCACGTCGCCCGTCGTCCCCatcttccacctcgcgccccgCTGCCACTCCCCTACAGCCACCGTGAGccgcgcccctcctctctctccctcgccccatGCTCGTCCCCTCCCCTGCTCGCCGCTCGGGGCCACGCCCCGCGCCCTACCCCCGCGTGCGCGCCCGAGCCTCGCATCGCTTTGCCGCTCCACTCGCCGTGGCCACCGCCCCCTGTCCAGCGCGCACACGCCGCGGTCGCCGCGCCCCGCGCGCGCGCTCGGCCGCGCTCACCGCCGAGCCCGCACCTCGCCGAGACCCCCGCGCCTGCGCTCACCTCGCCCCCGCACGGTCCCGCTACTTGCTCATCCCCTGCGGCCTCGCCGTCCTTGCCGCGCTCGACGCCCGCCCGCGCCGTTCGCGCCTCTCGCGTGGCCGCCCCCCTGCTCACCCCGCGCCCCCTTTGCTCCCCCCCCCCGCTCTCCCTCTACGCGCTCGCGCCCTTCTGGCTCGGCCACGGCCCCTCCCCCTCCACGCGCGGCCGTGCCCGCCGCCGGCAGGCCGTCCTGGCCACTGGCCTCGCCCGCGCCGCACATGcgcgccgcgcccgcgcccgcctgtggcccctgggccactgccaggtggggcctCACGCCCCTGAGCCACTacccctgggcccgaaccccctggggcctatgacagatgggccccacgcccagagaacgttaaaaaaagaattaaaaaatatataaataaaacaattaataaaaataaatttaattaattaattaactaaattaatcctgtttaaattaatctaattaattagttaatttaattaaacagtagttaattagctaccagcccctgacaggtgggacccacctgtcaggttgaccaggtcaacggtcaacgttgactgctgacgtcatgctgatgcattaattaacttttgaattaaattaatttattaaattctaaaaatgatttaaatctttaaaatttaatataaaataaaccgtagctcggatggaaaaactttgtacatgaatgttgctgagaacgacgagacgaatccgaatacgtagtccgtttgtcagccacacgttcctggcatagcgaacatggaactttccccctccggtctgtctgtccgaaaacgcgaaacatcgggaatactatcccggatgttcccccccttcgctggtaccacctactgccgcgttaggacacacctagcatcgctcattgtcatgtcacgcatcgtcatgcttatgtttgcattgtatttactgtttcttcccccctcttctctccggtagactacgagaccgacgctgctgctgcccagttcgactacggagttgacgacccctcctacttgccagagcaaccaggcaagcccccccccccttgatcaccagatatcgcctattcttctctatactgcttgcattagagtagtccagcctgttactgctttccgttaatcctatcctgatgcatagcctatccttgctactactgttgttacctttacctgcaatcctacatgcttagtataggatgctagttatccatcagtggccctacattcttgtccctctgttgtgctatactatcgggccgtgatcacttgggcggtgatcacgggtatatacttatatactatatacatgacacatgtggtgactaaagtcgggtcggctcgtaggagtacccgcaagtggatctttgtggcggagcgacatggcaggttgagaccacctaggcgagaggtgggcctggccctggacggcgtccgtggttacttcgacataacacgcttaacgagttcttggtatttgatctgagtctggccatttggtctatacgcactaaccatctacgcgggagtagttatgggtatcccggcgtcgtggtatcagccgaagccttcgtgatgccagcgactgagtggcgcgcgccggattggactggaacgccactagggtaggtctgcttccggacgcgttcgcaacgtgtaggtgtgcaatgggcccagacccctgcgcgcataggatttagaccggcgtgttgacctctctgttgtgcttaggtggggctgcgacgtgttgatcttccgaggccgggcatgacccagaaaagtgtgtccggccaaatgggatcgagcgtgttgggttatgtggtgcacccctgcagggaagtttatctattcgaatagccgtgtccctcggtaaaaggacgacccagagttgtaccttgaccttatgacaactagaaccggatacttaataaaatacacccttccaagtgccagatacaacccggtgatcgctctctaacagggcgacgaggaggggatcgccgggtaggattatgctatgcgatgctacttggaggacctcaatctactctcttctatatgctgctagatggagatggccagaagcgtagtcttcgacaggactagctatccccctcttattctggcattctgcagttcagtccactgatatggccctttacacatatacccatgcatatgtagtgtagctccttgcttgcgagtactttggatgagtactcacggttgcttctctccctcttttccccctttcctttctacctggttgtcgcaaccagatgctggagtccaggagccaggcgccaccgtcgacgacgactcctacgacactggaggtgcctactactacgtgcagcccgctgacgacgaccaggagtagttaggaggatcccaggcaggaggcctacgcctcgttcgatctgtatcccagtttgtgctagccttcttaaggcaaacttgtttaacttatgtctgtactcagatattgttgcttccactgactcgtctgtgatcgagcacttgtattcgagccctcgaggcccctggcttgtattatgatgcttgtatgacttatttatgttttagagttgtgttgtgatatcttcccgtgagtccctgatcttgatcgtacacatttgcgtgcatgattagtgtacggtcaaatcgggggcgtcacacctagggccggcgcccccccaggggccctatatagagggggggagggagggcagccgcacccaagcccctggcgcctccctctccctcccgtgacacctctccctctcgctgagcttggcgaagccctgccgagatccccgctgcttccaccaccacgccgtcgtgctgctggatctccatcaacctctccctccccttgctggatcaagaaggaggagacgtcttccccaaccgtacgtgtgttgaacgcggaggtgccgtccgttcggcgctcggtcatcggtgatttggatcacgacgagtacgactccatcaaccccgttcacttgaacgcttccgctcgcgatctacaagggtatgtagatgcactcttttccctctcgttgctagaagactccatagattgttctcggtgatgcgtagaaatttttttaatttctgcaacgatctccaacacccccctctatctacagcggtccactctcccgcaacccgctataccctctacttgaacatggtgtgtcggggatataccccacggtatgacccgaccggagttataacccgggtgggacttggtaaaccggcaggtgttaagtcagatgataacccgacagGTGTTAAGttagatgataacccggcaggtgttaagtcagatcataacccggcagacaatcataaaccggcaggagtcataacccggcagacaatcataaaccggcaggagtcataacccggcagacaatcataaaccggcaggagtcataacccggcagacaatcataaaccggcaggagtcataaccggcagacagagtcgcctggggttagtaagcccgagacgttatgaagcccaagacattatgaagcccaagacgttaagaagcccatgaagagaagtcagaatagtttaagtcttaatccgagttggactctacatgtaacccgccccttcaacttatataaggaggggcagggcaccccaaggagGGAGAGAGAAATAATTctagggctagacataactaggagagccggtttacggtgACTCCCTTGTGATGATAataagacctagccacaaacagcatgtagggctattaccggatgatgtttcccggggcccgaagctgtctaaaccattgtcttgtgtgttgaccgccttgcgtctctcgattccgctcaacccctctcaagctaccacatagatgcattggcctcacgactaagtcctcacactaggacatctaccgtgacaattccacgacatggtgctttatgcttcatattatcatccaatgatgtgttgccatcctatgatgtctgagtagattttcgttgtcctatcggtggttgatgaattgctatgattgatttaatttgcttgtggttatgttgctgtcctttggtgcccatcatatgagcgcgcgcgtggatcacaccatagggttagttgtatgttgataggactatgtattggagggcaagagtgaaagaagcttctacctagcatagaaattgatgcatacgggattgaagggggaccaatatatcttaatgctatggttggggttttaccttaatgaacgttagtagttgcggacgcttgctaatagttccaagcataagtgcatataattccaagttagggatgacatgctagcagtggcctctcccacataaaacttgctatcggtctagtaaagtagtcaattgtttagggacaatttcgcaactcctaccaccacttttccacactcgctatactaactttattgcttctttacctaaacaacccctagtttttatttacgtgctctttatattcttgcaaacctatcccacaacatctacaaagtacttctagtttcatacttgttctaggtaaagtgaacgttaagcgtgcgtagagttgtatcggtgatcgatagaacttgagggaatatttgttctacctttagctcctcgttgggttcgacactcttacttatcgaaagaggctacaattaatcccctatacttgtgggttatcaggtacATGGGAATACATcaccaaattttgactagaaaagcaagaccaaagaaaacaagaaccacaagaatacattttagaagatatccaacttccataactgctcctgtaagttggattagcgCCTTCTCGATGcactcattgttgatctgcggaggagCCGCATGcgtgtttctttcttcttcttcgagCCTAAAGAAGTAGAggttgcttcctcgcatctagtctcGTGTCTAGCCTCTAATCTAGCAACAAGTTCACTTGTCTCATCTACAGCCTCTATGGTAGCTAAAAGTGcacgaacatctactaaattgtgctctatcaatatatcgatgtactcttcttcccaataccaaaacttgcatccattctacataACAAAATTTGAAGTTAGCACAACTTGTCAAATTTAGAGCACAAACTGAAGCTAAAAAGAGCACATACCCCATCGTTTAAGCACTTGATGAACACTCATCCGGGATGTTCTGGCGTTGTAGACACGCGGCGCACGTCTTTGGCAGTGGTCGCACTtaatgagtggcaacggtgcgccgacgagcttttgggcTAGCACCGAGCCCGGCCGCCTGCCATTCGTGTATCTGCCGGCGGACCACCGACGGTGTAGATCTgagcggctagaggaggagcCACTGCCTGCATGTGGCCTTGCGGCCTTGCCAGGGCCTTCCGGCCCGGTGCCCGGCCAGTCCATGACGCGGCGCAGCCTCCCACAGCCGGGCGAGCTCAAGACCAACCGGATCCGCCCCAAATCCGGCCGGCGGATGCGCAAATCAGGTggccgtggttgggtagctcgGGGGCGCCGAGGGGAAGGGGCTGGGCAAGCGCGTGTCCGAGCTGCACAACTacaatggcggcggcggcggcggcgagggaagaGTGGGGAAGAGTGGAGAAGAATGGATGGCGTGCGgccggagggagggaggggggtgGATAGAAAAAGGCGCCCCTGTGCCACCGACGGGCGGGCCAGGGGAGGACACGCGCAGACGGCCCGCGCATCCGCGTGCtgtccgtttcaccccaaaaGGGGCGCAAACTTGGGCCGGGGATGGGTCGAAAGCGGACAGAAAACGGACAAAAGTCTATTTGCGCCCGCGCGCTGGGCCGTCTGGTTCGTCCGTTTTACCTCAAACGGACGTGCGCGGACAGGATGGAGTCGCacggtggagttggccttagtACAGCGGGGCGATTTGCGGGATGAGCAGATGCTGTGAGCTAGGTTAAAAAGAGGTACTATGATTGTGTGATGTCATCGAGACATGGAGGGAAAGTGTGAAATTCTATTGAAGATGCTCTAGGAATTGAAGGACCGTCTGCGCCCGATGCGCGGGTCCAGGATCTCTTTTGGACGGCGCTAGGCAGCCTTGAAGGCTGGTCCGAGGGACCGCGGACGCCCATGCGACGTGGAAGTTGAATGCTGGAACTCTTCAATTCTCTTGTCCGGTGGTCGGAGCTTGGCAGCATGCAAACACAGTTACTAAACTCATCTCGTGCCCTCGAGTGCAAGGCCCAGGCTGGCCATGCAGGCCTGGGGTCGGATGTCTCCGGCGGCGGAACCGCTACCGATACCCACGGCGGCTGTCGGCGATCCCCGCCGTCTTCAGTGTCCGCCTTCGCCGTCCCCGGCAGCCACCGGCGGTTCACTAGCTAGCAAGTGCTTGGAGGGAGGGAAGGGGCCCGCCTCGCAGATCTTCCTGGTTTCGCAGTCGGCAAGTGATGACCTCCACCTGTAAACGTCAAGCAGTGAGAGGAGCACGGCCAGAGCTTGCCACTGGCACCACTGTGTGATCTCATCCGTCCGCATAGTGCTCAGCTTGAATGCGCCGTTTCGGCGTGGTGGCCGGCGCTCGTCTCGTCTGACCGACCGGCCGCCGCTTACATACATGGCCTGCAACGCCCCACGCGGCCACGCCGTCGACGCCGACCGTGCCCATGCGTGCTGATGCTGTAGACAGATGAATAAAAGGATAGCGGAAAACGAAAGGAAGAATGGTGATTAGTGGTGGAGAAGAGAGGAGATGGAGCCAGCAGTAAAGCAGAGGACGGATTCAAACAATCCCATCTCCATCCGGCCGACCGAAAGCCAACAATTAGAGAAGGcagcaaaaaaaacaaaaacaaaaacttggCGATGGTGACCACGATGAGTACCTACCGCAAAAGATGTCTGAACAGGCGATGCCATTTGCGATAGCGCTGCAAATTGTCGTGCCAAAACACAACCGCCGAGGGCAAGAGCGTGGCCATCTCATTTTCTCGGCGCCTTTCCCATTTCACGAAGAGAAGAAAAGGGCAGGATTTTCCTCCCCCATTTCCTTTTCACCCGCCTTTGCTTTTGCCCTTTTCTGTTTCTTCCCTGCCAAAATCCAAAGCCTACAATCAATTCTTTTTTAACTTTCTAGCTTAGACCAACAACAAAGTGGGTGGTCTGCCCCAAGGCCAAGGAACTTTCCAGGCCAGGAATTCCAAACCGGCGCAGCCCTCCCGTGAAAAACCCACGATGGCGACGACGCGACGTGATCCGATCCCCATGCTGCCGGTCCATGTCATGGTGCCATGGTGGAGTGGTTAGTTAGCTCACACGCCTCATCCATCCAGCGAACAAGTTAGCACAGTACTAAGCACAAAATAATAAAGATAGGATTTTATTGTGAAAAATAAACTAGGAGGAGGCGGCCATAGCTTTCCATCCGTGTCACCGGCAATAACTCCCTGCCGCGCGCTGCTGACACTGTCACCGGAAGTGGGATGCTCAGGCCGCCTTCCTAAATACGCCTACCCACCACCCTCGGCCTGGCCTCCCTCAATTATACGGGGAGCCAGCCCCGGCCTCAGAGGGTATGTAAATGCGGTCGTCGTCGTCTTCCAAATCACAGCTCGGGACagcgaggaggagcaggagcagcgggGGCGGCCTGCCATGTCGTCTTCGTCCATGGCGCGGCACGGCCCGTCGAGGGCCGGCGAGGCGTGGTGAGTCCAGTGTCTCCTCTCCGATTTCCGGTCGGTGCTACGGTGGGTGGAACGGGGAATTGCGTCGGTCGTTTTGTCGGCGGATTCTGATGGATTTTGTTGTTTTCGCCGGGAATCGGCAGGTTCTGCACCACCGGGCTGCCCAGCGACGTCGTCTTCGAGGTGCAGGACATGAGCTTCCACCTCCACAAGGTGGGTTTCTCCTTGATCCCTCGTGTGTCCTTTTTGTGCTCGACGAAATTCCGCTGAGAGGCTAATGTTTGCGCGCGCAGTTCCCGCTCATGTCCAAGAGCCGCAAGATCAGCCGCATGCTTGCCGAGCAGGACGAGCAGCGTCCGCCGGGCCAGCCGCGGCGTCGGCGGCGTGGGAGCTCCGGAGGCAATGCCGAGGAGCATGCTGCTCCTGCTGCGGCGGCGGAAACAGAGATtgaggaagcagaggaggaggacggggacgaggaACAGCTGCAGGTTAGTATGGAGGACGGCAAGTCGTACCGCATCACTTTCCCGGACTTCCCCGGTGGGCCGGGCACCTTCGAGGCGGCGGCCAAGTTCTGCTATGGCGTCCGCGTCGAACTCACGCCCTGGAACGTCGCGCCGCTGCGGTGCGCGGCCGAGTACCTGGAGATGACCGAGGAGCACTCCGAGGACAACCTGGCCGCGCGCGCAGAGGCCTACCTTTCGCAGGCCGTGCTCCGCCACCCCGGCGAGGCCACCAAGGCGCTCAAGTCCTGCGAGGACCTGCTGCCGCACGCCGAGGAGCTCGGCATTGTCGCCCGCTGCGTGGAGGCCATCGCCGCGCGCTCGTCGGCGACGTCGCGCTCCTGGTTCGGCGACCTGGCCGTGCTCGGCCTGCACATGTACAAGCGGGTGATGGCGGCCATGGCCGCGCGCGAGGACGTGAGGACCGAGGCTTTGGAGGGCTGCCTCGTGTCCTACGCCAAGGCCACCCTCCCCGGGCTGTCGAGGTCCATGAGGTGGCGCCGCGCGTCCGCGCCGGTGTCGTCGGAGGTGGAGCAGAGAGACCTCCTGGAGGCGGTGGTCGCCAGCCTCCCCGCGGACAAGGGCTCGGGGAGCGTGGTGACCGCGAAGTTCCTGTTCGCGCTGCTGCGGACGGCGCACATCCTGCGCGCTTCGGACGCGGCGCGCGCCGCGATCGAGCGGAAGGCCGCGACGCAGCTGGAACA
This genomic window contains:
- the LOC109765405 gene encoding BTB/POZ domain-containing protein At5g66560 → MSSSSMARHGPSRAGEAWFCTTGLPSDVVFEVQDMSFHLHKFPLMSKSRKISRMLAEQDEQRPPGQPRRRRRGSSGGNAEEHAAPAAAAETEIEEAEEEDGDEEQLQVSMEDGKSYRITFPDFPGGPGTFEAAAKFCYGVRVELTPWNVAPLRCAAEYLEMTEEHSEDNLAARAEAYLSQAVLRHPGEATKALKSCEDLLPHAEELGIVARCVEAIAARSSATSRSWFGDLAVLGLHMYKRVMAAMAAREDVRTEALEGCLVSYAKATLPGLSRSMRWRRASAPVSSEVEQRDLLEAVVASLPADKGSGSVVTAKFLFALLRTAHILRASDAARAAIERKAATQLEQATVEDVLIPSYSGAAETLYDVDCVERVVRHFLAEEEVGEDEASSSAAITEEEAAARTTASRPSAVAMTQVGKLVDNYLAEVASDANLKPAKFCELALAMPDHARIYDDGVYRAVDIYLKAHPRLTTEERDRVCGVVDCRKLTVEACTHAAQNERLPLRAVLQVLFFEQLQLRRAITGTLLASTASPRARHPQPQPAAAAVRHAAGPSEAWRTTTVQESQTLRLDMDGMRTRVQGLERECSSMRRAIKKIDGRGGTASPSSASSPDAAAPAGWRSRYRCKFSTQVCDSQARDAVVSRASRMGMSP